Genomic DNA from Streptomyces sp. PCS3-D2:
AACATCGCCATGGGTCACTCCGAGGTCGGCGCCTGGGGCGGCTGGACGCTCGTCGTCGCCTACGAGCACCCGCAGGAGCCGCTGCGCCGGCTTTCGTTGTGGGACGGCTTCGAGTCGCTCGTGGCCCGGGCCGGTGACGGGACGGTCGAGATCGGGGGCCTGGACGTACCGGCCGGGGCGGCGGGGCGAGTCGGTGTGGTCGCGTACGACGGGGACCGGGGCGTCCTCGGCGACTCACTCACCGTGACGTCCGATAGCGGTCGCCGGGTGAGCATCAGCGACGGCGAAAACCCTTTCAACGACCTCATGAATTCCACGATCACGGAATTCGACGGTCAATCTTTCGTGCGACAGCCGGATCATATGAATAATCTCGGATATGACGCGGACGTGTTCGACCTCAGTCCCGCACTGTCCGGTGGTGCCCGCAGCCTGAACTTCAGGTTCACGGGCGAAAGTCAGGGTCATTTCCTCGGTGTGCTCTTCGTTCAGACAGACGCGCGCCGCTGAACGCAGGAGACCACTCCACGTGCCCACGCACTCCCGGGCAGCACAGCCCACGACCGTCCTCCACCTCGTACAGCCCGTCGACGGCGGTGTCGCCAGGGTCGTCACCGACCTGGTCCGCGCCCAGACCGCGGAGGGGATCCGCGCCGTCGTCGGCTGTCCGCCCGGCGGCGCGCTCGGCGACGCGGTCCGCTCGGCCGGGGCCGAGGTGCTCACCTGGCGGGCCCGCCGGGCCCCCGGCCCCGGACTCCCCGCCGAACTGGCCGGCGCCCGCGCGCTGCTGCGCCACGTACGGCCCGACCTGCTGCACGCCCACAGCGCCAAGGCCGGACTGGCCGGACGGCTCGCCGCGCGCGGGACACTGCCCACCGTCTTCCAGCCCCACGCCTGGTCCTTCGACGCCGTCGGCGGAGCCACCGCCGCGCTCGCCCTGCGCTGGGAGAGGTACGGCGCCCGCTGGGCCGACCGGGTGCTCTGCGTCAGCGAGGCCGAACGCCGCGCGGGCGAGAGCGAGGGCATCACCGCCCACTGGACGGTGATCCGCAACGGTGTGGACCTCGACCACTTCCGGCCCGGCGCACCCGACCCCGGCCAGGACCGCGCGCAATCCCGCGCGGCACTGCCGCTGCCCGCCTCCTTCCCGTCCGGCGGGCCGCTGGCCGTCTGCGTCGGCCGGATCTGCGCCCAGAAGGGCCAGGACGTCCTGCTGCGCGCCTGGCCGGAGGTGGCCGCGACGGTCCCCACGGCCCGCCTCGTCCTCGTCGGCGACGGTCCCGACAGCGAACGGCTGCGGCGTACCGCCCCGTCCGGTGTGCACTTCGCCGGAGCCGCCGCCGACATCCGACCGTGGCTTCGGGCCGCCGATCTCGTTGTACTGCCGTCGCGGTGGGAGGGCATGGCGCTCGCCCCGCTCGAAGCAATGGCCTGTGGCCGACCGGTCCTGGTCTCCGACGTCAGCGGTGCCCGGGAGAGCCTGCCGCCCGGCCAGGGACGCCAGTGCTTGGTGCCGCCGGAGGACCCGACGGCCCTGGCCAAGGCCCTGGGGCGGCTCCTCGCCGAGCCGCGGCTCCTCGCCGAACTCGGTGAGCAGGCCCGGCAGTACGCCCGGACCGACTTCGACGTGCGGCGGACCACGGACGCGGTCAGCGGCCTGTACCACGAACTGCTGGGCAGGCCCCGGCCCTTGAACCAGGAGCGCATCAGCCGATGACGATGGACAGCGCACCCGCCCGGCACACCGGACAGGGCGGCACAGGGCACGGTGGCAGCGCCTTCGCGCCCGCGCCCCACGCGGCAGCCCGCCGGTCCGCGACCGCCATCCACCCGCCCCGCGGGCCCCGGGTCGACCGGGCCCGGTCCGCCGTACGCCCGCAGCGCGTCCGCCCCCGCAGCCGGGCGCTCCCCCTGCTCACCGCCGACGCGCTCGCCGCCGTGGTCACCGCGGCCGCCCTGCCCGGTCCCGCGCTGCCCGTCCCGGCGGCCGCGCCGGCCGCCGCCGCGCTGCCCGTACTGCTCGTCGCCCTGCACGCGCAGGCCGGCCTGTACCGGCCACGGCTCGCCCCCTCCGCCCTCCTCGAACTGCCCGCACTGGTGGCGCGCTCCGCCGTCCTGTGGTGCGCGGCGGCCGCCGTCGCCGCCGCCCTCGACCCCGCGCGCGCCATGGGCTGGAGCGTGCTGCTCACCGCCGTGTGCCTGCAGGCCGTACTGGTCTGCGCGGGCCGCGGGCTCGCCAACCAGCTGCACCGCCGGGCCGCCGTGCGCCAGCCCGCCTCCGCCCTCGTCGTCGGCCCCGGAGCCGGGGCGGGCGCGGTGGCCGCCGCCCTGCACGGCCACCCCGAGTTCGGCCTGCGCCCGGTCGGGCTCGCCGACACCGCTGCTCCCGCCGACGGCGACGGGGGCGCCCTCCCGCTCCTGTCCACCCACGAGGACATCCGGCGCGCGGTCATCCAGAACTCCGTCCGGCACGCGGTGTTCACCCGCCCGCCCGAAGCCGACGAGCGCACCGCCTCGCTGGTCCGGCTCTTCCACGACCACGGCTGCCGGCTGTGGCTCGCGGACCCGTCCGGCACCGCCAAGGTCACCGGCATGCGGCTGGCCCACCCCGCCGACCAGCTGTGGGGCTACGCCGTGCAGCCGCTGCTGCCGCGCCCGGCCCGGCCGCTGGAGCGCTGGGCCAAGCGGATCATCGACTCCGCGCTCGCGCTGGTCGCCCTGGTGGCCGCCGCCCCCGTGATGCTGCTCTGCGCGGCAGCCGTACGGCTCTGGGACGGGCCCGGGGTGATCTTCCGGCAGGAGCGGGTCGGCCTCTACGGCCGCCCCTTCACCCTGCTGAAGTTCCGTACGCTGCGCGCCGACGCGCACGAGTCGGCCACCCGCTGGACCGTGGCCGGGGACTGCCGGATGAGCGCGGTCGGCTCCTTCCTGCGCAAGTCCTCCCTCGACGAGCTGCCCCAGCTGTGGAACGTCGTACGGGGCGACATGAGCCTGGTCGGCCCCCGCCCCGAACGGCCCTTCTTCGTCGCCAAGTTCTCCACCGTCCACCCCGGCTACGAGGCCCGCCACCGGATGCCCGTCGGCATCACCGGCCTCGCCCAGATCAACGGCCTGCGCGGGGACACCTCCATCGAGGACCGGGCCCGCTTCGACAACCACTACATCGACACCTGGTCGCTGTGGCAGGACCTGTGGATCCTCGCCCGCACGGCCGCCTCCTTCTTCCGCTTCCGGCTGGGGGGCAGCTGATGAGCCTCGCCGCTCCCGGACACTGGACCCGCCCGGACGTGCCGGGCACGCTGCGCCGCCACTGGCCGCTGCTGCCGCTCGCCGCGACCGTGCTGCTCCTGCTCGCCCCGCTCCCGGCCGGGGACGTGACCGCCTCCGGCAAGGTCGGCCCCGCCGACGCCGCCTCCCTGCTGCTGGTCCTCGTCTGCGCCGTGCAGGCACTGCGCGGCCGGGTGCGGGCGCTGACGCCGCTGGGCGCCGTCGTCCTCGGCGCGCCGGCCGTCGGCCTCGCGGTCGCGACGGTGACCGCCGGTGACCCGTACGCCGCCCTGCCGGGCTTCGTCCGCTACCTCCAGGTCTTCGTGCTGGTCCCGGCGGCCGTGGTGCTGCTCGTGCGCGACGCACGGGAGTTCCGGCTCGCGGCCGGCTGCTTCGTGGTCCTGGCCCTGGTGCAGGGAGCGGTGGGGGTCGTCCAGTACGCGACCCACACCGGCGCCTCCTACCAGGGCGAGGACGTCCGGGCCGTGGGCACCTTCGGCCCCGGCGACGTCATGGGCATGGCCACGGTCGTCGCCTACGGGCTGATCGTCGCGACCGCGGCCGCGCTCGCCCCCGGAGCGCCCTCCCGGCTGCGGCGGACCGCCGCGGGCTGCGCCCTGCTGCTCGTCCTGCCGCTGGTGCTGTCGTTCAGCCGCGGTGCCTGGATCGCCACCCTCGGCGCGGCGCTGCTGGTGATGGCGCTGGCCGGGATCCGGCGGGCGCTCACGGTGCTCGCCGCGCTGGCCGCCGCGGGGGTGGTCCTGGTGGGCGGACTCGGAGTCGGCTCCGAGATGGTCGCCGAGCGGCTGAACTCCATCACCCAGGTCTCCAGCGCCCCCGACCAGTCGGTGACCGACCGCTACACGATGTGGGCCGCCGCCGAGTCGATGTGGCGCGAGCGGCCGGCGGTGGGCGTGGGCCTCAAGGGCTTCCCCGCCCACCGCGACGGCCACGCCTCGCTCGGGCTCTCCTCCGGCAGCGACACCGCCGGAGCGGGCCAGGCGTACATCCGCCAGCCGCTGCTCTCCCCGCACAACATGTACCTGCTGATCCTGAGCGAGCAGGGGCTGATCGGGCTGGTCGCGCTGGCGGGCGGCTGGGCGGTCCTGCTGGTCGCGGGGCTGCGGCGGCTCGCCTGCGGTGCCGGGGCGCGGATGCGGGACTGCGGGCTGATCGCGACCGGGCTGTTCGTGTGGCAGCTGACCGACTTCCTCTACGCGGACATCGGCGGCCCGTCCACCGTCCTGACGGGGGTGATCGTCGGCCTGGCGGCCTGGTGGGCCCTGCCCTCCCCGGGCGGTGCGGATCCGCTGCGCGGCGCCCTCCCCGGCCCGGGGGTCGTCCCCGAGAGTTCGAGCGGCCGGTGACGGACACCACGCCCTGGCGGCCCGCCTCCGGCCCTCCGGCCGGGGCGGGCCACACCCGCGTCCCGGCCGCCCCCGCGCCGACCGCGCCGTTCGGCGAACCCGCGGGGCACGAAGACCCGTCCGGCCCTGCCGGGTACGTGCCGGACGCGCCCGCACCCGCGGCCGGGGGCCCCGGCGAGCCCGGCCCGGTGGCCGGCGCGGCGGGCCCGACGGGTTCCGGCCGGTCGCGCCGCACCGGACACGCGGCGCCGCCGGTTCCGGCGGACCCGGGGTTCGTCACCGGAGGCCTGCCGGGCGGCGGGGCCGCCGCGCGGGGGCCGCACTTCGGTGCCGCCGGCTATCCCGGCGGGGCCCCGGCCGGACTCGGGGTGCGGGTGGCGGCCCGCACCACGACCGCATCCGCCAACGCACCCGGAGCCCGGGGGCCGGCCGACGGGCTCGGCGAGGTCCGCAGTCAGGACGCGTCCGCCCGATCGGGCGGGGGGCAGCTGCGCGCCGTGCCCGGCCGGGGCGCGGCCCCCGGCCCCGCCGGCCCCGGGAGCCGGCGGTTCGGCGGCGTCCGCCGCGACGCCGCCGAACCGCCCGCTCCCGCCGCTCCCGTCGCCTCCCGCGCGACCCGGTTCCGGCGGGCCCGCAGCCGGGGCGGTCCGGCCGCGTCCGCCGCGGGCGGAGGGGCGCCGCTCGGACGGTTCCTGGCCAAGGCCGCCGCCGTGACCGCCGGGCTCACCGCCGCCGGGGCCCTGTTCGGGCTGGTGCGCGACCAGACCATCGCGCACCTCTTCGGCGCCGGTCACGCCAGCGACGCCTTCCTCATCGCCTGGACCCTCCCGGAAATGGCCTCGACGCTGCTGATCGAGGACGCCATGGCGCTGCTGATGGTCCCGGCCTTCAGCCACGCCCTGGCCCGGCGGGCGGCCGGCCGGGCCGGGCTGACCCGCAGGGAGGCCCGCGCCCAGGACCCCGTACGGATGCTGGTCGGGGCGACCCTGCCACGGCTCGTCGTGTTCCTGGCCGCCGTCGCCGCGCTCCTCGTCGTCGCCGCTCCGGCCGTCGTCGCCGTGCTCGCGCCCGGCCTGCCCGACCCCGCACTGGCCGTCGAGTGCACCCGTCTGACCGCGCTGACCGTGCTCTCCTTCGGCATCGCCGGCTACTTCAGCGCCGCGCTGCGCGCGCACCGCTCCTTCCTGCCGCCCGCCGCGATCTACGTCTCGTACAACATCGGCATCATCGGCACGATGGTGGCCCTCCACTCCCTGTGGGGTGTGCGGGCCGCCGCCGCGGGCGTCGCCGTCGGCGGGCTGCTGATGGCGCTCGTCCAACTCCCCGCCTTCATCCGCAACGTGGGCTTCGGACCGCCCCGGGTCAGACGGGCCGCCGCCCCGCGCAGCCAGCGCGACCGCGACCGCCCCACCCTCATCGCGTTCGGGGTCATCGCCCCCGTCGTCCTCTTCGCCGTCTTCCGCCAGTCGCAGGTGCTGGTCGAGCGGTTCCTGGCCGCTTCGCTCCCCTCCGGGGCGATCTCCCACCTCAACTACGCGCAGAAGGTCGCGCAGATGCCGATGGTGCTGTCGCTGATGATCTGCACCGTCACCTTTCCCGTCGTCGCCCAGGCGATGGCCGGCGGCGAGCGGGAGAAGGCCCGCCGGCGCGTGGAGCGCGACCTGGCGCTGGCCTCGCTCGCCGTCCTGATGGGCTCCGCGCTCGTCATCGGCTACGCCCCCCAGATCATCCAGGTCCTCTTCGAACGGGGCGCCTTCTCCCACGAGGACACCCTCGCCACCGCCTCCGTCATGCGGGTCTACGGACTCGGACTGCTCGGCCACTGCCTCGTCGGGGCGCTGTCCCGGCCCTTCTTCTCGACCGCCCGGCCCACCTGGTTCCCGGCGCTCGCGATGAGTGCCGGACTGCTCGTCAACATCGTGGCCGGAGCCTTCGCCGTCCGCTGGTGGGGCACGTACGGGATCGCCGCCGCCAACGCCGCGGGCATCTCCACCGCCGCCGCCCTGCTGCTCACCGGTCTGGGCCCGCGGATCATCGACATCCACGTCCGCCGGGTCGCCGCCGGCATCGGGCGGCTCGCGGTGGCCGCCGCCGCCGCGTGCGCCACCGGCTGGATCGCCGGGCCGATGATCCCCGATCCGCTGCTCAGCGCCGGCCTCGGCTGCCTGCTGGTACCGGCCATGTTCGGCGCCACCGGCACAGCCATACGCGCCCTCGAAGTCACCGCCCTGCCCGATCAGATCTCCCAGTTCACGCAGAGGTTCCGCAATGCCCGCTGACACCGACACGGCCCCCGCCGCCGTGGGGGTACCCGCCCGCCGGACCGCATCGCCCTGGGTCCTGATGTACCACTCGGTCGCCGAGTTCACCGACCCCGCCGAGGACCCGTACGGGATCACCGTCACCCCGCGCGCCCTGGAGGCCCAGCTGCTGTGGCTGCGCTCCCGGGGCCTGCGCGGGGTGTCGGTCGGCGAGCTGCTGCGGGCCCGGGCGGCCGGACACGGAGCCGGGCTCGTCGGCCTGACCTTCGACGACGGCTACACCGACTTCCTGACCCGTGCGCTGCCGCTGCTCCAGCGCCATGACTGCACCGCGACCCTCTTCGTGCTGCCCGGCCGGCTCGGCGTGGACAACGTGTGGGACCCGCTGGGGCCGCGCAAGTCCCTGCTCACGGCCGAGGGAATCCGCCAGGTCGCCGCTGCCGGACAGGAGATCGGCTCGCACGGCCTGCTCCACCAGGACCTCACCGCGGCCGCCGACGACGTGCTCCAGCAGGAACTGCGCGGCAGCCGTGATCTGTTGCGGGAGCTGACCGGAACCGTGCCCGAGGGCTTCTGCTACCCCTACGGCCACCTCGACGCCCGCGTCGTCGACGCGACGCGGGCGGCCGGCTACGGATACGCCTGCGCCATCGACCCCGGCCGGCTCGCCGGCCCGCACGCCCTGCCGCGCACGCACGTCAGCCAGGCCGACGGCGCCACCCGGCTGCGGGTCAAGCAGGTGCGCCACCGGGTCGCGGTGCTGCGCCGGGCGGTGCACCGGTGAAGCCGATCGAGGAGGTCAAGGCCCTGCACGTCATCACCGGCCTCGGTGTCGGCGGCGCGGAGCAGCAACTGCGGCTGATGCTGCGACACATGCCGATGCGGTGCGACGTGCTGACGCTGACCAATCCCGGACCGGTGGCCGAGGGGCTGCGGGCCGACGGCGTACGGGTCGTGCACCTCGGGATGCGCGGCAACCGGGACCTGGGGGCGCTGCCGCGACTCGTGCGGTTCATCCGGCGCGGCCGGTACGACCTCGTGCACACGCACCTGTACCGGGCCTGCGTGTACGGGCGCCTCGCGGCCCGGCTCGCGGGCACCGGCGCGACCGTCGCCACCGAGCACTCCCTCGGCGAGGGTGAGATCGAGGGGCGGCCGCTCTCGGGCGGGGTGCGCGCGCTGTACCTGGCCAGCGAACGCCTGGGCGCGGCGACCGTGGCGGTGTCGGACACCGTGGCCGCCCGGCTGGAGGGATGGGGGGTGCCGGCCGCGCGGGTCCACGTCGTACCCAATGGGATCGAGGCCGTCCGCTTCCATTTCGACGAGGCTGTCCGCCGGGCGACCCGGGCCCGCACCGGGCTGCCCGAGCGGGCCTTCGTGGTCGGCGGGGTCGGCCGGCTGGTCCCGGGCAAGCGGTTCGACGTGCTGGTGCGGGCCATCGCCGCGCTGCCGGGCGCACACCTGCTGCTGGTCGGGGACGGCCCGCAGCGGGCGGGGCTGCGCCGGTTGGCCGCCGAGCTCGGCGCACAGAGCCGTATCCACCTGCTGGGGGAGCGGGACCCCCTGGGCGACAGCGCGGACGGCCGTACCCCCGGCATCCCGGCCCTGCTGGCCGCCATGGACGTCTTCGTCTCGCCGTCGCGGGAGGAGGCCTTCGGGCTCGCCGTCGTCGAGGCCCTGGCCGCCGGACTTCCCGTCCTGCACGTGACCTGCCCGGCCATCGACGACCTGCCCGCGTCCGAGGCCCCCGGAGCGCGCCGGATCGGGACCGGCACCGAGGAGTTGGTCGCGGCGCTGCGCGGCCACATGGAGGCGGGTGCGCGCCGACTGCCCCCGCCCCCGGTGGTGCGCCGCTACGACATCGCCCGCAGCGCACGTCGGCTGCTGGACGTGTACGACCTCGCCCTCTCGACCGCGCCGGGCCCGAGGGCGCCGGACCCCGCCCCGGACCCTGCCCCGGACCGGGGCCCGGGCCCCGCCCCGGGACCGGCGGCGGGGCTGACGGTGCCCGGCCCCGGCACCCCGCGGCGCACCCCGGGCCCCCGTGGCTGATCCCCACCCCCGAAGGGGTCCCGGAAGGGGTCCCGGCCGGGACCCGCAGGAACCCACCTCCCTCCAGGAAGCGAGCACGCACATGGCCGACACCGCCGAGACGAAGACCGAGAAGACCGAGAAGGCAGAGAAGACAGCGAAGACAGCGAAGACCGAGAAGAGCGGGACGTCCGAGAAGAAGCCGGAGCGCAAGGCCGACCACCGTTCCGCAAAGAGGCCCAGGAGGCGCCTCACCCGGCCCCCGGTGTGGTGGCCGCTGCCCGCCTGCGCCGTGCTGGGGCTCGCCGCCGGCGGGGCGTACGGGCTGATCAAGGCTCCCGAGTATGCCGCGACCAGCTATGTCGTCGCCGTTCCCGACGACACCACCCAGCCCGCCACCGCCCTCGGCTTCGCGCAGGCGTACGCCCGTATCGCCACCAGCAGCTCCACCCTCGCCTACGCGCAGCCCCGGGCGGGCATCACCGCGCGCGAGCTGCGCACCCAGGTGCGGGCCGAAACCTCCCCCGAGTCCCCCATGATCGCCATCACCGGCACGTCCAAGAGCCCCGGCGAGGCAGCCGACATCGCGAACGCCGTCGCCGACGCCCTGTCGCTGAGCAGCAACCAGGCCGCGAAGAACACCGGCGTGCAGCTCCTGCTCTTCAACCAGGCCGTGGCCCCCACCGACCCCGCCTCCCCGTCCGCCGCCGTCAGCGGTGCCGTCGGGCTCTGCGCCGGCGGGCTGCTGGGCGGGCTGTGGCTGCTCGCCCGGCCCGGCCGCGCCCGGCGCTCGGAGGAGGGCCTGGCCGGGCCCGCGGCCGGCCCGGCGGCGGAGCGCGTGACCGGGGCCCCGGCCGAGGAGTACGCCACCCTTCCCGCCCAGGGTGAGCCGGTCTCGGTCAAGGAGAAGGAGTCCGTGCGATGAAGCCGGGCTCCGCCGGGGCCCTGTCGGTGACGCTGTGCCGAGACCCCCGGCAGTTCGCCGCGCTGGAGGAGCCGTGGAACCGGCTCGTCCGCGCCTGTCCCACCGCCACCCCCTTCCAGAGCCATGCCTGGCTGCACTCCTGGTGGCTGTCGTACGGCAAGGAGGGCCGGCTCCGAATCGTCCTCGTCCGGCGCGGCGGGGAACTGGTCGGCGCGGCCGCCCTGATGCTCGTACACCGGCCGATCCCGCTGCTGGTCCCCCTCGGCGGTCCGATCACCGACTACTTCGACGTGCTCGTGGCCGACGAGCACGCCGACCAGGTCGTCCCGGCGCTGGCCCAGGGGCTGCACCGGGCCGCGCGCGGTGCCGTGGTCGACCTGCGGGAAGTGCGCCCCGGGGCCGCCGCCGAGGAGCTGTACCGGCAGTGGCCCGGGATCGGCAGCAGGCTCGCCGACTCCACGTGCATGGAGCTGCCGACGCTGCCGTTCGACGAACTGGTCAAGCGCATGCCGGCATCCGGCGCCCAGCGGGTGCGGGCGAAGCTGCGCAAGACCGACGCGGCGGGCATCGAGGAGCACGAGGCCACCGAGCAGGAGGTGCCGCGCGCGGTACGGAACCTGCTGC
This window encodes:
- a CDS encoding glycosyltransferase: MPTHSRAAQPTTVLHLVQPVDGGVARVVTDLVRAQTAEGIRAVVGCPPGGALGDAVRSAGAEVLTWRARRAPGPGLPAELAGARALLRHVRPDLLHAHSAKAGLAGRLAARGTLPTVFQPHAWSFDAVGGATAALALRWERYGARWADRVLCVSEAERRAGESEGITAHWTVIRNGVDLDHFRPGAPDPGQDRAQSRAALPLPASFPSGGPLAVCVGRICAQKGQDVLLRAWPEVAATVPTARLVLVGDGPDSERLRRTAPSGVHFAGAAADIRPWLRAADLVVLPSRWEGMALAPLEAMACGRPVLVSDVSGARESLPPGQGRQCLVPPEDPTALAKALGRLLAEPRLLAELGEQARQYARTDFDVRRTTDAVSGLYHELLGRPRPLNQERISR
- a CDS encoding exopolysaccharide biosynthesis polyprenyl glycosylphosphotransferase — protein: MTMDSAPARHTGQGGTGHGGSAFAPAPHAAARRSATAIHPPRGPRVDRARSAVRPQRVRPRSRALPLLTADALAAVVTAAALPGPALPVPAAAPAAAALPVLLVALHAQAGLYRPRLAPSALLELPALVARSAVLWCAAAAVAAALDPARAMGWSVLLTAVCLQAVLVCAGRGLANQLHRRAAVRQPASALVVGPGAGAGAVAAALHGHPEFGLRPVGLADTAAPADGDGGALPLLSTHEDIRRAVIQNSVRHAVFTRPPEADERTASLVRLFHDHGCRLWLADPSGTAKVTGMRLAHPADQLWGYAVQPLLPRPARPLERWAKRIIDSALALVALVAAAPVMLLCAAAVRLWDGPGVIFRQERVGLYGRPFTLLKFRTLRADAHESATRWTVAGDCRMSAVGSFLRKSSLDELPQLWNVVRGDMSLVGPRPERPFFVAKFSTVHPGYEARHRMPVGITGLAQINGLRGDTSIEDRARFDNHYIDTWSLWQDLWILARTAASFFRFRLGGS
- a CDS encoding O-antigen ligase, whose amino-acid sequence is MSLAAPGHWTRPDVPGTLRRHWPLLPLAATVLLLLAPLPAGDVTASGKVGPADAASLLLVLVCAVQALRGRVRALTPLGAVVLGAPAVGLAVATVTAGDPYAALPGFVRYLQVFVLVPAAVVLLVRDAREFRLAAGCFVVLALVQGAVGVVQYATHTGASYQGEDVRAVGTFGPGDVMGMATVVAYGLIVATAAALAPGAPSRLRRTAAGCALLLVLPLVLSFSRGAWIATLGAALLVMALAGIRRALTVLAALAAAGVVLVGGLGVGSEMVAERLNSITQVSSAPDQSVTDRYTMWAAAESMWRERPAVGVGLKGFPAHRDGHASLGLSSGSDTAGAGQAYIRQPLLSPHNMYLLILSEQGLIGLVALAGGWAVLLVAGLRRLACGAGARMRDCGLIATGLFVWQLTDFLYADIGGPSTVLTGVIVGLAAWWALPSPGGADPLRGALPGPGVVPESSSGR
- the murJ gene encoding murein biosynthesis integral membrane protein MurJ, producing the protein MTDTTPWRPASGPPAGAGHTRVPAAPAPTAPFGEPAGHEDPSGPAGYVPDAPAPAAGGPGEPGPVAGAAGPTGSGRSRRTGHAAPPVPADPGFVTGGLPGGGAAARGPHFGAAGYPGGAPAGLGVRVAARTTTASANAPGARGPADGLGEVRSQDASARSGGGQLRAVPGRGAAPGPAGPGSRRFGGVRRDAAEPPAPAAPVASRATRFRRARSRGGPAASAAGGGAPLGRFLAKAAAVTAGLTAAGALFGLVRDQTIAHLFGAGHASDAFLIAWTLPEMASTLLIEDAMALLMVPAFSHALARRAAGRAGLTRREARAQDPVRMLVGATLPRLVVFLAAVAALLVVAAPAVVAVLAPGLPDPALAVECTRLTALTVLSFGIAGYFSAALRAHRSFLPPAAIYVSYNIGIIGTMVALHSLWGVRAAAAGVAVGGLLMALVQLPAFIRNVGFGPPRVRRAAAPRSQRDRDRPTLIAFGVIAPVVLFAVFRQSQVLVERFLAASLPSGAISHLNYAQKVAQMPMVLSLMICTVTFPVVAQAMAGGEREKARRRVERDLALASLAVLMGSALVIGYAPQIIQVLFERGAFSHEDTLATASVMRVYGLGLLGHCLVGALSRPFFSTARPTWFPALAMSAGLLVNIVAGAFAVRWWGTYGIAAANAAGISTAAALLLTGLGPRIIDIHVRRVAAGIGRLAVAAAAACATGWIAGPMIPDPLLSAGLGCLLVPAMFGATGTAIRALEVTALPDQISQFTQRFRNAR
- a CDS encoding polysaccharide deacetylase family protein is translated as MPADTDTAPAAVGVPARRTASPWVLMYHSVAEFTDPAEDPYGITVTPRALEAQLLWLRSRGLRGVSVGELLRARAAGHGAGLVGLTFDDGYTDFLTRALPLLQRHDCTATLFVLPGRLGVDNVWDPLGPRKSLLTAEGIRQVAAAGQEIGSHGLLHQDLTAAADDVLQQELRGSRDLLRELTGTVPEGFCYPYGHLDARVVDATRAAGYGYACAIDPGRLAGPHALPRTHVSQADGATRLRVKQVRHRVAVLRRAVHR
- a CDS encoding glycosyltransferase, which codes for MKPIEEVKALHVITGLGVGGAEQQLRLMLRHMPMRCDVLTLTNPGPVAEGLRADGVRVVHLGMRGNRDLGALPRLVRFIRRGRYDLVHTHLYRACVYGRLAARLAGTGATVATEHSLGEGEIEGRPLSGGVRALYLASERLGAATVAVSDTVAARLEGWGVPAARVHVVPNGIEAVRFHFDEAVRRATRARTGLPERAFVVGGVGRLVPGKRFDVLVRAIAALPGAHLLLVGDGPQRAGLRRLAAELGAQSRIHLLGERDPLGDSADGRTPGIPALLAAMDVFVSPSREEAFGLAVVEALAAGLPVLHVTCPAIDDLPASEAPGARRIGTGTEELVAALRGHMEAGARRLPPPPVVRRYDIARSARRLLDVYDLALSTAPGPRAPDPAPDPAPDRGPGPAPGPAAGLTVPGPGTPRRTPGPRG
- a CDS encoding lipopolysaccharide biosynthesis protein, which gives rise to MADTAETKTEKTEKAEKTAKTAKTEKSGTSEKKPERKADHRSAKRPRRRLTRPPVWWPLPACAVLGLAAGGAYGLIKAPEYAATSYVVAVPDDTTQPATALGFAQAYARIATSSSTLAYAQPRAGITARELRTQVRAETSPESPMIAITGTSKSPGEAADIANAVADALSLSSNQAAKNTGVQLLLFNQAVAPTDPASPSAAVSGAVGLCAGGLLGGLWLLARPGRARRSEEGLAGPAAGPAAERVTGAPAEEYATLPAQGEPVSVKEKESVR
- a CDS encoding GNAT family N-acetyltransferase, with the protein product MKPGSAGALSVTLCRDPRQFAALEEPWNRLVRACPTATPFQSHAWLHSWWLSYGKEGRLRIVLVRRGGELVGAAALMLVHRPIPLLVPLGGPITDYFDVLVADEHADQVVPALAQGLHRAARGAVVDLREVRPGAAAEELYRQWPGIGSRLADSTCMELPTLPFDELVKRMPASGAQRVRAKLRKTDAAGIEEHEATEQEVPRAVRNLLRLHEKQWRGRGVTPEHLRPRFAEHLTRATRRMVRAGQGRLTEFRLDGKVVAANVTLLSAGLSGGYLYGADPDLRARKVDVATLLLRYEAGRALAEGRPVVSFLRGNEPYKNHWRPATVVNQRFLMATTALAPLLRLHESQLTGRERAVDALREALPAARDWRARLNELRVR